Proteins encoded together in one Gigantopelta aegis isolate Gae_Host chromosome 8, Gae_host_genome, whole genome shotgun sequence window:
- the LOC121378960 gene encoding centrosomal protein 20-like — MASLEELKEVLKETLENRGVLGQVKAKVRAEVFNALDDHSESKPPLSNENLLINELIREYLQFNQYRYTESVLVSESGMPKVPLERDFLTNELNVVEDGPSRSVPLLYSIVAHYVGRNNSSNHKSQSRRGIQRSAFIDNPEERNCDINGVLDIENKGLVVRGGKR, encoded by the exons ATGGCTAGTTTAGAAGAGTTGAAAGAAG TTTTGAAAGAAACTCTAGAGAACCGTGGAGTATTGGGTCAGGTCAAGGCCAAGGTGCGAGCTGAAGTGTTCAATGCCCTGGACGACCATTCTGAATCAAAGCCGCCATTGAGCAATGAGAATCTCCTCATTAACGAGCTTATTAGAGAATATCTCCAGTTTAACCAGTACAGATACACAGAATCTGTTTTAGTGTCAG AATCAGGAATGCCTAAAGTGCCTTTGGAAAGAGATTTTTTGACAAATGAGTTGAATGTTGTTGAAGACGGACCCAGTAGATCAGT GCCACTGTTGTACAGTATTGTAGCTCATTACGTGGGTCGTAATAATTCCTCAAACCACAAGTCACAGTCTCGGAGAGGCATTCAGAGATCTGCATTTATAGATAACCCCGAAGAGCGAAATTGTGATATCA atgGTGTCCTAGACATAGAAAATAAAGGCTTGGTTGTCCGTGGCGGGAAGAGATGA